In the Fusobacterium varium genome, one interval contains:
- the rhaD gene encoding rhamnulose-1-phosphate aldolase, whose translation MDYNIKFIKEFIQLTINGYEQNWHERNGGNLSYRLKDEEVEAIQKYCDFSGEFKPIGTSVPKLAGEYFLVTGSGKFFRNVSLDPENNICIIQLDEKGENYRILWGLKNGGRPTSELPTHLMNHEIKKVTTNNKHRVIYHCHPANIIALTFTMPLDNKIITRELWEMATECPVVFPSGVGIVEWMVPGGRDIAVATSKLMDKYDVVIWAHHGIFCSGEDFDTTFGLAHTVEKSAEILVKVISMGGNKLQTITPQNFRDLAVDFKVTLPEEFLFEK comes from the coding sequence ATGGATTATAATATTAAATTTATAAAAGAATTTATTCAATTAACTATTAATGGTTATGAACAAAACTGGCACGAACGTAATGGTGGAAATCTTAGCTATAGATTAAAAGATGAAGAGGTTGAAGCTATTCAAAAATATTGTGATTTTTCTGGTGAATTTAAACCTATAGGAACTTCTGTCCCTAAGTTAGCTGGAGAATACTTCTTAGTTACTGGTTCTGGAAAATTCTTTAGAAATGTATCTCTTGATCCAGAAAATAATATTTGTATTATTCAATTAGATGAAAAAGGAGAAAATTATCGTATCCTTTGGGGATTAAAAAATGGAGGTAGACCTACAAGTGAACTACCTACTCACCTTATGAACCATGAAATAAAAAAGGTAACAACTAATAATAAACATAGAGTAATCTATCACTGCCATCCAGCAAATATTATAGCTTTAACTTTCACTATGCCTTTAGATAATAAAATAATTACTCGTGAGTTATGGGAGATGGCAACTGAATGTCCTGTAGTTTTCCCTAGTGGTGTTGGAATAGTTGAATGGATGGTTCCTGGTGGAAGAGATATTGCTGTAGCTACTTCTAAACTTATGGATAAATATGATGTAGTTATCTGGGCTCATCATGGAATTTTCTGTTCTGGTGAAGATTTTGATACTACTTTTGGACTAGCTCATACTGTTGAAAAATCTGCTGAAATTCTAGTTAAAGTTATCTCTATGGGAGGAAACAAATTACAAACTATCACTCCTCAAAACTTTAGAGATTTAGCTGTAGACTTCAAAGTAACTTTACCTGAAGAGTTTTTATTTGAAAAATAA
- a CDS encoding NCS2 family permease — translation MEKNNFVKFLDDKFLISERGGSIKGEFFGGLTTFLTISYIIFVNPAVLSLTGMDKGALVTVTCVATAIGSFLGGILGNVPISLAPGVGLNAFFTFTLVKGNGIPWQDALGVVFFSGVFYLILAICGVREKIINSIPQQLSTAATVGIGLFLSLIGLKSMGVIEANPETLVKIAPITLPVALSFAGLFLMYILDMKKVRGGVLISIIVISIIGMFLGEVDIPEKLLSSPPSMTPLLFKLNIFGVLKVSLLGSIFSFMFIDLFDSLSVLMFTYKEVQFRNEEERKKGLGRMLLADCSSTIIGALLGTSTVTTYGESIAGIKVGAKTGLASIFTGLFFLLALFIAPIVEAIPVFAVSPALVIVGIFMFRNISQLDLSTMKESIPAFMTIIFMPMTHSIAIGLSIGFISYIIINVACADFKKISLTMWVIGALSVVNLLI, via the coding sequence ATGGAGAAAAATAATTTTGTAAAATTCCTTGATGATAAATTTTTAATCTCTGAGAGAGGTGGAAGTATAAAAGGGGAATTTTTTGGGGGATTAACAACTTTTTTAACAATTTCTTATATTATTTTTGTAAATCCTGCTGTTCTTTCATTGACAGGAATGGATAAGGGAGCACTTGTAACAGTTACTTGTGTAGCAACTGCAATAGGATCATTTTTAGGGGGTATTCTAGGGAATGTACCTATTTCCCTAGCTCCTGGAGTTGGATTAAATGCCTTTTTCACATTTACTTTAGTAAAGGGAAATGGAATTCCTTGGCAAGATGCTTTAGGAGTAGTTTTCTTTTCAGGGGTATTTTATCTGATACTGGCAATTTGTGGAGTTAGAGAGAAGATAATTAACTCTATTCCTCAACAACTTTCAACAGCTGCAACAGTAGGAATAGGACTTTTTCTTTCATTGATAGGATTAAAAAGTATGGGAGTTATAGAGGCTAATCCAGAAACTTTAGTAAAGATAGCACCTATAACATTACCAGTAGCTCTTTCTTTTGCAGGATTATTTTTAATGTATATTCTAGATATGAAAAAGGTTAGAGGTGGAGTTCTAATAAGTATAATAGTGATCTCTATTATAGGAATGTTTTTAGGGGAAGTGGATATTCCAGAGAAACTATTATCATCACCACCAAGTATGACACCATTACTTTTTAAACTAAATATTTTTGGAGTATTAAAAGTTAGTCTTTTAGGATCTATTTTCTCATTTATGTTTATAGATCTATTTGATTCTTTAAGTGTACTGATGTTTACATACAAAGAGGTTCAATTTAGAAATGAGGAGGAGAGAAAAAAAGGATTAGGAAGAATGCTTTTAGCAGACTGCTCGTCAACTATAATAGGAGCTTTATTAGGAACAAGTACAGTTACAACTTATGGAGAATCAATAGCAGGAATAAAAGTTGGAGCTAAGACAGGGCTTGCTTCTATTTTCACAGGATTATTCTTCTTACTTGCTCTATTTATAGCACCAATAGTTGAAGCTATACCAGTATTTGCAGTATCACCTGCATTAGTAATTGTTGGAATATTTATGTTTAGAAATATCTCTCAATTAGATCTTTCAACTATGAAAGAATCAATACCAGCCTTTATGACAATAATATTTATGCCAATGACTCACAGTATAGCAATAGGACTTAGTATAGGGTTTATCTCTTATATTATTATAAACGTAGCCTGTGCGGACTTTAAAAAGATCTCACTTACTATGTGGGTTATAGGAGCACTTTCAGTAGTAAATCTATTAATTTAA
- a CDS encoding nucleoside deaminase, with protein sequence MSNLDHIKYIKRCIEIADESVASGNHPFGALIVDKDGNIIVESGNIEVTEKECTGHAETTAMRKAVKLYSREFLWDCTLYSTAEPCCMCTGAIYWGNVGRIVYGISEKQLLALTGADEDNPTFDMPCREILARGQKNIEVIGPIADEELAKEIARAHIGYWNNK encoded by the coding sequence ATGAGTAATTTAGATCACATTAAATACATCAAAAGATGTATTGAAATTGCAGATGAATCTGTAGCATCAGGAAACCATCCTTTTGGAGCTTTAATAGTTGACAAAGATGGAAATATTATTGTTGAATCAGGTAACATTGAAGTGACTGAAAAAGAGTGCACAGGACATGCAGAAACTACTGCTATGAGAAAAGCTGTAAAACTTTATTCAAGAGAGTTTTTATGGGATTGTACTCTTTATTCTACAGCTGAGCCTTGTTGTATGTGTACAGGAGCTATCTATTGGGGAAATGTAGGAAGAATTGTCTATGGAATAAGTGAAAAACAACTTTTAGCTTTAACAGGAGCTGATGAAGATAACCCAACTTTTGATATGCCTTGTAGAGAAATTTTAGCAAGAGGGCAAAAAAATATAGAGGTAATTGGACCAATTGCAGATGAAGAGTTAGCTAAAGAGATAGCAAGAGCTCATATAGGATATTGGAATAATAAATAA
- a CDS encoding DUF1446 domain-containing protein, with product MKKIRIASGAGYAGDRIEPAVDLMLNGNINYIVFECLAERTIAIAQQEKLKDPNKGYNGLLEYRFEKILPICKEKNIKVITNMGAANPLGAIKKIKSMAEEMNIKGLKIAAVLGDDISDKLDRYLDCEVLELKTPLNTIKDKLVSANVYLGVDGIVEALKNGADIVVTGRCADPAIFMAPLIYEFGWDVENYDLIGKGIMIGHLLECGAQVCGGYFAVPGYNEVEDLWNVGFPIAEVSENGDVVITKTETSGGVVSTHTCKEQLIYEIHDPKNYMTPDGVANFTTISLKELEKNKVFLTGATGKKKPATLKVSIGYKDCFIGTGEISYGGSTAYEKAKLAGEVVKKRLDFTGVKYDELKVDLIGVNSLYGNSIGKKLCDPSLLGEVRLRVAGRTVKREDAVKIGNEVETLYTNGPSGGGGVTKSASEVVSICSIFIPREDIELEVIYEEV from the coding sequence ATGAAAAAAATAAGAATAGCTTCAGGAGCAGGATATGCTGGAGATAGAATAGAACCTGCTGTTGATTTAATGTTAAATGGGAATATAAACTATATTGTTTTTGAGTGTCTTGCAGAAAGAACAATAGCTATTGCACAACAGGAAAAATTAAAAGATCCAAATAAGGGATATAATGGATTACTTGAATATAGATTTGAAAAGATATTACCTATTTGTAAAGAAAAAAATATAAAAGTAATTACAAATATGGGAGCTGCTAATCCTTTAGGAGCAATAAAAAAGATAAAATCTATGGCAGAAGAGATGAATATAAAAGGATTGAAAATTGCAGCAGTTCTTGGAGATGATATTTCTGATAAATTAGATAGATATTTAGATTGTGAAGTTCTTGAATTAAAAACTCCTTTAAATACAATTAAAGATAAATTAGTTTCAGCAAATGTATATTTAGGAGTTGATGGAATAGTAGAAGCATTAAAAAATGGAGCTGATATAGTTGTAACAGGACGTTGTGCAGACCCAGCAATATTTATGGCACCATTAATTTATGAGTTTGGATGGGATGTAGAAAACTATGATCTCATAGGAAAAGGTATAATGATAGGACATCTTCTTGAATGTGGAGCTCAAGTTTGTGGTGGATATTTTGCTGTACCTGGATATAATGAGGTTGAAGATCTTTGGAATGTAGGTTTTCCTATTGCTGAGGTAAGTGAAAATGGAGATGTAGTTATTACTAAAACAGAAACTAGTGGTGGAGTTGTAAGTACTCATACATGTAAAGAACAGCTTATTTATGAAATTCATGATCCTAAAAATTATATGACACCTGATGGAGTAGCTAATTTTACAACTATCTCATTAAAAGAATTAGAAAAAAATAAAGTATTTTTAACAGGAGCAACAGGTAAGAAAAAACCAGCTACTTTAAAGGTAAGTATAGGTTATAAAGATTGTTTTATTGGAACAGGAGAGATCAGTTATGGTGGATCTACAGCTTATGAAAAAGCTAAATTAGCAGGTGAAGTAGTTAAAAAAAGATTGGATTTTACTGGAGTAAAATATGATGAATTAAAAGTAGATTTAATTGGAGTTAACTCTTTATATGGAAATAGTATAGGAAAAAAATTGTGTGATCCATCTTTATTAGGAGAAGTTAGATTAAGAGTTGCAGGTAGAACTGTAAAAAGAGAAGATGCAGTGAAAATAGGAAATGAAGTAGAAACACTTTATACTAATGGACCTTCAGGTGGAGGAGGAGTAACAAAAAGTGCAAGTGAAGTTGTATCTATTTGTTCAATATTTATTCCAAGAGAAGATATAGAATTAGAAGTTATATATGAGGAGGTTTAA
- a CDS encoding citrate transporter, which translates to MAAALGFLTIFILLAVIMMKKLSPLVALISVPIITAIIGGHGLKIGKFINDGVKSIAPTGTMFIFAILFFGILTDAGTFQPIIDKILKVVGKDPVKIAVGTAILSMIVHLDGSGAVTFLVTVPAMLPLYEALGMRKTTLATIVGLGAGVMNVLPWGGPTLRAATSLKISVTELFNPLFIPVLAGIVFVLFVAVKLGRDEKKRLGNIEHLNINTDNLGEKKESRNFGINIITIILAIGVLISGKLPPAVVFMIAFCISVVINYPSVKEQKERVDSHAKAALMMASILFAAGAFIGIMQGSGMIKEMSTVMVDIIPKSLGRSMAILVGVIGMPASLLFDPDSFYFGILPVLATTAQELGSSAISVARAAILGQMTTGFPVSPLTASTFLLIGLTGVELGEHQKKTIPYAFLTTIVMLIVAVITGVLYK; encoded by the coding sequence ATGGCAGCAGCATTAGGTTTTTTAACTATTTTTATTTTATTAGCAGTAATAATGATGAAAAAATTATCTCCGCTAGTAGCTCTTATCAGTGTTCCAATTATAACAGCTATTATAGGTGGACATGGATTGAAAATTGGAAAGTTTATAAATGATGGGGTAAAATCTATTGCTCCTACAGGAACAATGTTTATTTTTGCAATTTTATTTTTTGGTATTTTAACAGATGCAGGAACATTTCAACCAATTATAGACAAAATATTAAAAGTAGTAGGAAAAGATCCTGTAAAAATAGCAGTAGGAACAGCAATTTTATCAATGATTGTACATTTAGATGGATCAGGAGCAGTAACTTTTTTAGTAACAGTTCCAGCAATGCTTCCATTGTATGAAGCTCTTGGAATGAGAAAAACTACACTTGCAACAATTGTAGGACTGGGAGCAGGGGTAATGAATGTACTTCCTTGGGGAGGACCTACTTTAAGAGCAGCAACATCACTAAAAATTTCAGTTACAGAGTTATTTAATCCATTATTTATACCTGTTTTAGCAGGAATAGTTTTTGTTTTATTTGTAGCTGTAAAATTAGGAAGAGATGAAAAGAAAAGACTTGGAAATATAGAGCACTTAAATATTAATACAGATAATCTAGGAGAAAAGAAAGAAAGTAGAAATTTTGGAATAAATATTATTACTATAATATTAGCAATAGGAGTTTTAATATCAGGTAAACTTCCACCAGCAGTGGTATTCATGATAGCATTTTGTATTTCAGTAGTAATAAATTATCCTTCAGTAAAAGAGCAAAAAGAGAGAGTAGATTCACATGCTAAGGCTGCTTTAATGATGGCTAGTATACTATTTGCAGCAGGAGCATTTATAGGAATAATGCAGGGTTCAGGAATGATAAAAGAGATGTCAACAGTAATGGTTGATATTATACCAAAATCGTTAGGACGTTCTATGGCTATTTTGGTAGGGGTTATTGGTATGCCAGCTAGTCTATTATTTGATCCAGATTCATTCTATTTTGGAATTTTACCAGTATTGGCAACAACAGCTCAAGAGCTTGGTAGTTCTGCAATATCAGTTGCTAGAGCTGCAATTTTAGGACAGATGACAACTGGATTCCCAGTAAGTCCACTTACAGCTTCAACATTCTTGTTAATAGGACTTACAGGTGTTGAATTGGGAGAGCATCAAAAGAAAACTATACCATATGCTTTTTTAACAACAATAGTGATGTTAATTGTAGCTGTAATAACAGGAGTATTGTATAAATAA
- a CDS encoding sigma 54-interacting transcriptional regulator has translation MLKITEWVKIILDSLYDGILIIDSEGIVRYINPAYTRITKVKEEDIIGKKLSDVRKGSYLTEVIKSGKLQLNVHRKMDEVEYIVNMVPIYGKKNKVLGGISLLNELNDVYKLTEKLNLSKIIIQNLKEHVKSLGSGKYNFDDIIAVDKKSVEIKEFAKRIALTDSNVLITGESGTGKELYASAIHNFSLRKDFPFIPVNCASFEKSLIESELFGYEEGTFTGAKKNGKTGLFQLANGGVLFLDEIGELEYGLQGKLLRVLQEKSIRKIGGSKEIPIDVRLICATNKDLFKLMEEGKFRRDLYYRIAIIPLTIPPLRERKDDIPALANKFISDLSQKYKKDMFLSQEAIQLLKEYEWCGNIRELKNIIEFTFNMREEKVILKEHLPIKVEENILDSEIIELNEYINKVEKEYINKAIAKYGDSVEGKKKAAKALGISLATFYNKLNR, from the coding sequence ATGCTAAAGATAACTGAATGGGTAAAGATAATATTAGATTCATTATATGATGGAATTTTAATAATAGATTCTGAAGGGATAGTAAGATATATAAACCCAGCTTATACTAGAATAACTAAAGTTAAAGAAGAAGATATTATAGGAAAAAAATTATCCGATGTAAGAAAGGGAAGTTATCTTACTGAAGTTATTAAAAGTGGAAAGTTGCAATTAAATGTTCATAGAAAAATGGATGAAGTTGAGTATATTGTAAATATGGTACCAATCTATGGGAAAAAAAATAAAGTTCTTGGTGGAATTTCCTTACTTAATGAACTTAATGATGTATATAAGCTTACTGAGAAATTAAACCTTTCTAAAATTATAATTCAAAATCTTAAAGAGCATGTAAAATCTTTAGGAAGTGGAAAATATAATTTTGATGATATTATAGCAGTAGATAAAAAAAGTGTTGAGATAAAAGAGTTTGCTAAAAGAATAGCTCTTACAGATTCAAATGTTCTTATAACAGGTGAAAGTGGAACAGGAAAGGAACTATATGCTAGTGCTATACATAATTTTAGTTTAAGAAAAGATTTTCCTTTTATTCCAGTAAATTGTGCATCTTTTGAAAAAAGTCTTATAGAGAGTGAACTCTTTGGTTATGAGGAAGGAACATTTACAGGAGCTAAAAAAAATGGAAAAACAGGATTATTTCAACTAGCAAATGGTGGGGTACTTTTTCTTGATGAGATAGGAGAGTTAGAATATGGACTTCAAGGAAAACTTTTACGTGTTTTGCAAGAAAAAAGTATTAGAAAAATAGGTGGAAGTAAGGAGATACCAATAGATGTAAGACTTATATGTGCAACAAATAAAGATCTTTTTAAATTGATGGAAGAGGGAAAATTTAGAAGGGATCTATATTATAGAATAGCTATTATCCCTTTAACAATACCACCATTGAGAGAGAGAAAAGATGATATACCTGCATTGGCTAATAAATTCATATCTGACCTTTCGCAGAAGTACAAAAAAGATATGTTTTTAAGTCAAGAAGCAATTCAATTGTTAAAAGAATATGAATGGTGTGGAAATATAAGAGAATTAAAAAATATAATAGAATTTACTTTTAATATGAGGGAAGAAAAAGTAATTTTAAAAGAGCATCTACCAATTAAAGTTGAAGAAAATATTTTAGATAGTGAGATAATTGAACTAAATGAATATATAAATAAAGTAGAAAAAGAATATATAAATAAAGCTATTGCCAAATATGGTGATAGTGTTGAAGGAAAGAAAAAGGCAGCAAAGGCATTGGGAATCTCTCTTGCTACTTTTTATAATAAATTGAACAGATAA
- the disA gene encoding DNA integrity scanning protein DisA yields MINKKLESMLMQITPGTPLRDGIDNILDGGIGALIVVGIDETVEKMLDGGFVINCDYTPERVFELAKMDGAIIVDDECKKILYANVHLQVDRKYSSEESGTRHRTAQRAGKQTGKLVIAVSERKKVVSLYKGDIRYKLKNTSEITSEAAQALKTMERYRYVLDKSLANLTILELDDIVTLYDVAQVLQRFEMMRRIDDELKGYVVELGTEGRLMDLQLKDLEQDINEDMEEFLSDYMSSDTTYEDVMSQIANLTNIELLEIENFSSALGYRKSYSNLDNKISPKGYRVLGKISKLTKKDIDKLINTYGELASIQDAPIEELSDTKLSKLKIKAIKNGLKRLKYTVELEK; encoded by the coding sequence ATGATCAATAAAAAGCTAGAATCAATGTTGATGCAGATAACTCCAGGGACACCTCTTAGAGATGGAATAGATAACATACTAGATGGTGGAATAGGAGCTCTTATTGTAGTAGGAATTGATGAAACAGTTGAGAAAATGCTTGATGGTGGATTTGTAATAAATTGTGACTATACACCAGAGAGAGTTTTTGAATTAGCTAAAATGGATGGAGCCATAATAGTTGATGATGAATGTAAAAAAATACTTTATGCCAATGTACATCTACAAGTTGATAGGAAATATTCATCAGAGGAAAGTGGAACTAGACATAGAACAGCTCAAAGGGCAGGAAAGCAGACAGGGAAGCTTGTAATAGCTGTTTCAGAAAGAAAAAAAGTTGTAAGCCTGTATAAAGGGGATATAAGATATAAATTAAAAAATACATCAGAGATAACAAGTGAAGCTGCTCAGGCATTAAAAACTATGGAAAGATATAGATATGTTTTAGACAAATCTTTAGCTAATCTTACAATATTGGAATTGGATGATATTGTAACACTATATGATGTAGCTCAAGTTCTTCAAAGATTTGAGATGATGAGAAGAATTGATGATGAATTAAAAGGGTATGTTGTAGAGCTTGGAACAGAGGGAAGATTGATGGATCTTCAACTTAAAGATTTGGAGCAAGATATCAATGAAGATATGGAAGAGTTTTTAAGTGACTATATGAGTAGTGATACAACTTATGAAGATGTTATGTCACAAATAGCAAATCTTACAAATATAGAGTTGTTAGAGATAGAGAATTTTTCTAGTGCTTTAGGATATAGAAAAAGTTATAGCAATTTAGATAATAAGATTAGCCCTAAAGGGTATAGAGTTCTTGGAAAGATTAGTAAGCTAACTAAGAAGGATATTGATAAGTTAATTAATACTTATGGAGAGCTTGCATCTATTCAAGATGCACCTATTGAGGAGTTATCTGATACTAAATTAAGTAAATTGAAGATAAAAGCTATAAAAAATGGATTGAAGAGATTAAAATATACTGTGGAATTGGAAAAATAG
- the radA gene encoding DNA repair protein RadA: MAKNKSFYVCSECGYKSPKWLGKCPQCNEWGTFEEEIESVTVGAPVVATTASVKEISEKVFSFKEIKQEQTYRYITGIGEFDRILGGGLLQGEVVLVTGNPGIGKSTLLLQVAKEYTAYGSVIYISGEESPSQVKNRGERLKIESDNLFLMAETDMANIYEYLISKKPKVVVVDSIQTLYNSNIDSIPGTPTQIRECTLKIIELAKKYNISFFIVGHITKDGKVAGPKMLEHMVDAVFNFEGEEGLFYRILRSTKNRFGSTNELAVFSMEEDGMKEIKNSSEYFLSERDEKNAGSMVVPVLEGTKVFLLEIQTLITETTIGIPKRIVQGFDRNRIQILTAIAEKKMHMALGMKDLFVNIPGGLSIADPAADLAVLISLMSVYKGVEISQKIAAIGELGLRGEIRKVFFIEKRLRELEKLGFKGVYIPEANRKEIEKNSHKYKLKLIYLKNLEELLERMNKDDQ, translated from the coding sequence GTGGCAAAAAATAAAAGTTTTTATGTGTGTAGTGAATGTGGATATAAATCTCCTAAATGGTTGGGAAAATGTCCTCAATGTAATGAGTGGGGAACTTTTGAAGAGGAGATAGAAAGTGTAACTGTTGGAGCTCCAGTTGTGGCAACAACAGCATCAGTAAAAGAGATATCTGAAAAGGTATTCTCTTTTAAAGAGATAAAACAGGAACAAACTTATAGATATATCACAGGAATTGGAGAGTTTGATAGAATTTTAGGTGGAGGGCTACTTCAAGGTGAAGTAGTATTAGTTACTGGAAACCCTGGAATAGGAAAATCTACTCTTCTTTTACAAGTAGCTAAAGAGTATACTGCTTATGGAAGTGTAATTTATATTTCAGGTGAAGAATCTCCCTCTCAAGTAAAAAATAGAGGTGAGAGATTAAAAATAGAGAGTGATAATCTATTTTTAATGGCTGAAACAGATATGGCTAATATATATGAGTATCTAATTTCAAAAAAACCTAAAGTTGTAGTTGTAGATTCTATTCAAACATTATATAATTCAAATATAGATTCAATTCCAGGAACACCTACACAAATTCGAGAATGCACTTTAAAAATCATAGAACTTGCTAAAAAATATAATATCTCTTTTTTCATTGTTGGTCATATAACTAAAGATGGTAAGGTAGCAGGACCTAAGATGTTAGAACATATGGTTGATGCTGTATTTAACTTTGAGGGAGAAGAGGGACTCTTTTATAGAATCTTAAGAAGTACTAAAAATAGATTTGGATCAACTAATGAGTTGGCAGTTTTTAGTATGGAAGAGGATGGAATGAAAGAGATAAAAAACTCCTCTGAATATTTTTTAAGTGAAAGAGATGAAAAAAATGCAGGAAGTATGGTTGTACCTGTATTGGAAGGAACAAAAGTATTTTTACTTGAAATACAAACTCTGATAACAGAAACTACCATAGGAATACCTAAAAGAATAGTTCAAGGGTTTGATAGAAATAGAATCCAGATTTTAACAGCGATAGCTGAGAAAAAGATGCACATGGCATTGGGAATGAAAGATCTCTTTGTAAATATTCCTGGTGGTTTGAGTATAGCAGATCCAGCAGCAGATTTAGCTGTGTTGATATCTCTAATGTCTGTATATAAAGGGGTAGAGATAAGTCAAAAAATAGCTGCTATTGGAGAACTAGGTTTACGTGGAGAGATAAGAAAGGTTTTCTTTATTGAGAAAAGATTGAGAGAATTAGAAAAATTAGGTTTTAAAGGTGTCTATATTCCAGAGGCTAATAGAAAAGAGATAGAAAAAAATAGTCACAAATATAAATTAAAATTAATATATTTAAAAAATTTAGAAGAACTTTTAGAAAGGATGAATAAAGATGATCAATAA
- the coaD gene encoding pantetheine-phosphate adenylyltransferase, which translates to MKIGVYAGSFDPITKGHYDVIKKSLKITDKLIVAVMNNTNKKCWFSLEERKNMIKLLVGEDSDKIEVKSFDGLLINFMKENNADIIIRGLRAVSDYEYELGYAFANHDLSDGDVDTIFIPAAREYMYLSSSSVREAAMVGARLDIFVDDKIAEIVREKAKTIKG; encoded by the coding sequence ATGAAAATAGGTGTTTATGCAGGAAGCTTTGATCCAATAACAAAAGGACATTATGATGTAATAAAAAAATCTCTTAAAATAACTGATAAACTTATTGTTGCAGTTATGAATAATACTAATAAGAAATGTTGGTTTTCTTTAGAAGAGAGAAAAAATATGATAAAGCTTTTAGTTGGAGAAGATAGTGACAAGATAGAAGTAAAAAGTTTTGATGGACTTCTAATTAATTTTATGAAGGAAAATAATGCTGATATAATAATAAGAGGATTGAGAGCTGTATCAGATTATGAGTATGAGTTAGGTTATGCTTTTGCAAATCATGATCTTTCAGATGGAGATGTTGATACAATATTTATTCCAGCAGCAAGAGAATATATGTATTTAAGCTCAAGTTCTGTAAGGGAAGCTGCTATGGTAGGAGCAAGACTAGATATATTTGTTGATGATAAAATTGCTGAGATAGTGAGGGAAAAAGCAAAAACTATCAAAGGATAG